Below is a genomic region from Dehalococcoidia bacterium.
TTACGTTCTCCATCATGCAGCTTGCCCCGGGCGATCCGGCGGCAATTTTGTTGGGTGGAGACTACCTGCTGTTCGCCACAGAGGAAGACATCAACGAGGCTCGTGCACAGCTTGGCGTGGACAGGCCGGCGGTCGTTCAGTACCTGGACTGGTTCACCGGCTTCTTCCGAGGCGATCTCGGAACGTCGCTGTTCACTGGCAGGTCGGTCGCGGAGCTGATATCCACCCGCATTGAGCCGACGGTGTCCATGATCTTGATGGGTATATTCCTTGCGGTTGTGCTCGGAATACCGATGGGTATTCTCGCGGCCTGGAAGGCAA
It encodes:
- a CDS encoding ABC transporter permease, with amino-acid sequence MLPYIARRVVLAVPVFLAVSLITFSIMQLAPGDPAAILLGGDYLLFATEEDINEARAQLGVDRPAVVQYLDWFTGFFRGDLGTSLFTGRSVAELISTRIEPTVSMILMGIFLAVVLGIPMGILAAWKA